One part of the Neisseria zalophi genome encodes these proteins:
- a CDS encoding tetratricopeptide repeat protein produces MNVIKTRLTVGMILCGLAFSAFAATTEEIALRQKLAATGDKQAQYELALAYETGEGTEKDDKAAAKMYLRAAKQGHADAQANLGMMYQEGRGVKADLKRALSWYSKAAEQGSKYAQNNLGRLYFYGYGVKQDYQQALSWFQKAAENGESTAQKNLAYMYAQGAGVEKNMPMAAQWYEKAARQGLVEAQAEIGFMYDAGEGVAADPEKAALWYTQAADQGNTIAQYNLGNMYLVGRGVVKNIEKAQALFESACKGGDADACRLINAEAEVVEQPQQNFIEQSEPEFQPRK; encoded by the coding sequence ATGAATGTCATTAAAACTCGCTTAACAGTAGGAATGATTTTATGCGGTTTGGCTTTTTCTGCCTTTGCCGCCACAACAGAAGAAATTGCATTACGCCAAAAACTGGCAGCCACAGGCGATAAGCAGGCGCAATATGAACTGGCGCTGGCTTATGAAACCGGAGAGGGCACTGAGAAAGATGATAAGGCTGCTGCGAAGATGTATTTGCGTGCAGCAAAGCAGGGGCATGCCGATGCCCAAGCCAATTTGGGTATGATGTATCAGGAAGGGCGCGGTGTTAAAGCCGATTTGAAAAGGGCGCTTTCTTGGTATAGCAAAGCTGCCGAGCAGGGCAGTAAATATGCTCAAAACAATCTGGGTCGCCTGTATTTCTACGGATATGGGGTAAAGCAGGATTATCAGCAGGCTTTATCATGGTTCCAGAAGGCCGCTGAGAACGGTGAAAGTACGGCTCAGAAAAATCTGGCCTATATGTATGCACAAGGCGCAGGCGTTGAAAAAAATATGCCGATGGCGGCGCAATGGTATGAAAAGGCAGCACGCCAAGGTTTGGTTGAAGCGCAGGCGGAAATTGGCTTTATGTATGATGCAGGCGAAGGAGTCGCCGCCGATCCGGAAAAAGCGGCATTGTGGTATACACAAGCTGCCGATCAGGGTAATACTATTGCCCAATATAATTTAGGCAATATGTATCTTGTAGGTCGTGGTGTTGTGAAAAATATTGAAAAAGCCCAAGCATTATTTGAGTCGGCCTGTAAAGGTGGCGATGCCGATGCTTGTCGTCTGATTAATGCCGAAGCCGAAGTGGTGGAGCAGCCGCAACAAAACTTTATAGAACAATCCGAGCCGGAGTTCCAACCTCGAAAATAA
- a CDS encoding IS5 family transposase, which produces MSTFFQQTAQAMIAKHIDRFPLLKLEQVIDWQPVEQYLNRQKTRYIRDHRGRPAYPLLAMFKAVLLGQWHSLSDPELEHSLITRIDFNLFCHFDEMNIPDHSTLCRYRNWLAQDNTLAELLDLINRQLTEKGLKVEKAQAAVIDATIIQTAGSKQRQSIEVDSEGEVTGQTTPSKDKDARWVKKNGHHQLGYKQHTRTDAEGYIEKLHITAANAHECKHLLPLLAGIAKETTVYADKGYDSAENRKHLEEYKLKDGIMSKSHRNRPLTEAQTRRNKHLSKTRYVVEQSFGTLHRKFRYARAAYFGLDKVAAQSHLKAICLNLLKAANRLRAPIAA; this is translated from the coding sequence ATGAGTACGTTCTTTCAGCAAACCGCCCAAGCCATGATTGCCAAACACATTGACCGCTTTCCTTTATTAAAGCTCGAACAGGTGATTGATTGGCAGCCGGTAGAACAGTATCTGAACCGTCAGAAAACCCGTTATATCAGAGACCACCGCGGCCGTCCCGCCTATCCCTTATTGGCTATGTTTAAAGCCGTTTTACTCGGCCAATGGCACAGCCTTTCCGACCCCGAACTCGAGCACAGTCTTATTACCCGTATTGATTTCAACCTGTTTTGTCATTTTGACGAGATGAATATTCCCGATCACAGTACCCTTTGCCGTTACCGAAACTGGCTGGCACAAGATAATACATTGGCCGAGCTGTTGGATTTGATTAATCGCCAACTGACTGAGAAAGGCTTAAAGGTAGAGAAAGCACAGGCTGCCGTTATTGATGCGACGATTATTCAGACGGCCGGCAGTAAGCAACGTCAGTCTATAGAGGTTGATAGCGAAGGAGAGGTAACCGGTCAAACCACACCGAGCAAAGACAAAGATGCCCGTTGGGTGAAGAAGAACGGTCACCATCAATTAGGCTATAAGCAGCACACCCGTACCGATGCGGAAGGTTATATTGAGAAGCTGCATATTACAGCGGCCAATGCCCACGAGTGCAAACACCTGTTGCCTTTGTTAGCAGGCATTGCCAAAGAGACCACCGTCTATGCGGATAAAGGTTACGACAGTGCGGAAAACAGAAAGCATCTGGAAGAATATAAACTGAAAGACGGCATTATGAGTAAATCCCATCGCAACCGTCCGCTGACGGAAGCGCAAACCCGCCGCAACAAACATTTATCGAAAACCCGTTATGTAGTGGAACAGAGTTTCGGTACGCTGCACCGTAAATTCCGCTATGCCCGGGCAGCCTACTTCGGGCTGGATAAAGTAGCGGCGCAAAGTCATCTGAAAGCGATATGTTTGAACCTGTTGAAGGCGGCCAACAGGCTACGTGCGCCTATTGCTGCCTAA
- the radA gene encoding DNA repair protein RadA produces MAKASKTVYQCSECGGTTPKWQGKCPHCGEWNTLQESLAAPEPKNTRFQSWAADSARVQALSEVTAIEVPRQPTGINELDRVLGGGLVNGAVILLGGDPGIGKSTLLLQTIAMMAADRKVLYVSGEESAQQVALRAQRLGLQSDGVDLLAEIRIEAIQTALKQHEPAVVVIDSIQTMYSDQITSAPGSVSQVRECAAQLTRMAKQMGIAMILVGHVTKDGAIAGPRVLEHMVDTVLYFEGDQHSNYRMIRAIKNRFGAANELGVFAMTEHGLKGVSNPSAIFLASYRDDVPGSCVLVTQEGSRPLLVEIQALVDDAHGFTPKRLTVGLEQNRLAMLLAVLNRHAGIACFDQDVFLNAVGGVKINEPAADLAIILAMLSSFRNRPLPEKMVAFGEIGLSGEVRPVARGQERLKEAEKLGFKRAIVPHANLPRNRKDFPGLQIDGVSSLQEAVEICRNGDG; encoded by the coding sequence ATGGCAAAGGCATCAAAAACCGTTTATCAATGCAGCGAATGCGGCGGCACCACACCAAAATGGCAGGGGAAATGCCCGCATTGCGGCGAATGGAACACGCTTCAGGAAAGCCTTGCCGCACCCGAACCAAAAAATACCCGCTTCCAATCTTGGGCGGCCGACAGCGCCCGTGTTCAGGCGCTCTCTGAGGTAACGGCTATTGAAGTACCACGCCAACCGACCGGTATTAACGAGCTTGACCGTGTGCTCGGTGGCGGCTTGGTCAATGGAGCGGTGATTTTGCTGGGTGGCGATCCGGGTATCGGCAAATCGACATTGCTGCTGCAAACCATCGCTATGATGGCGGCAGATCGCAAAGTGTTGTATGTCTCCGGTGAAGAATCGGCGCAACAAGTCGCCTTGCGTGCACAACGGCTGGGCTTGCAAAGTGACGGCGTCGATTTATTGGCGGAGATCCGCATAGAAGCCATTCAGACGGCCTTAAAACAGCATGAGCCTGCCGTGGTGGTGATTGATTCGATTCAGACCATGTATTCCGACCAAATCACATCGGCACCCGGTTCGGTTTCACAAGTACGCGAATGTGCCGCCCAATTAACCCGCATGGCCAAACAAATGGGGATTGCCATGATTTTGGTCGGCCATGTAACCAAAGATGGTGCGATTGCCGGCCCGCGCGTATTGGAGCATATGGTCGATACGGTTTTATATTTCGAGGGTGACCAGCATTCCAACTACCGCATGATACGCGCCATAAAAAACCGTTTTGGTGCTGCCAACGAGTTGGGCGTATTCGCCATGACCGAACATGGCTTGAAAGGCGTATCCAACCCTTCGGCAATTTTTTTGGCCAGCTATCGCGACGACGTGCCCGGTTCCTGCGTATTGGTGACACAAGAAGGCAGCAGGCCGTTATTGGTCGAGATTCAAGCCTTAGTGGATGATGCGCACGGCTTCACCCCCAAAAGGCTGACGGTCGGGCTGGAACAAAACCGCTTGGCCATGCTCTTGGCCGTCTTAAACCGCCATGCCGGCATTGCCTGCTTTGACCAAGATGTATTTTTAAACGCGGTCGGCGGCGTTAAAATCAACGAACCGGCTGCCGACTTAGCCATTATCCTCGCCATGCTTTCCAGCTTCCGAAACCGCCCGTTGCCTGAAAAAATGGTCGCTTTCGGCGAAATCGGCCTTAGTGGCGAAGTCCGCCCTGTCGCCCGCGGTCAGGAACGCTTAAAAGAAGCGGAAAAACTCGGCTTCAAACGTGCCATCGTGCCGCACGCCAACCTGCCGCGCAACCGCAAAGATTTTCCGGGCTTGCAGATAGACGGGGTGAGCAGTCTGCAAGAGGCTGTTGAAATATGTCGGAATGGTGACGGATAA
- a CDS encoding ornithine decarboxylase: MKYLKIAACPSVRDGFITDYEIVDTHHTDFTNIGAVVVSAEHAKEVVRKVKETGFGIPIFIALQLDEEIPEGILPALNGVFQLGFGNRHFYGKQITAAAEQYESKLAPPFFNALKGYTERGYSAFDCPGHQGGQFFSRHPTGREFFHFFGENLFRADLCNADVRLGDLLIHEGPACEAQQHAAKVYNADKTYFVLNGTSTSNKVVTSALLAKDDLVLFDRNNHKSIHLGALMISGAIPVYLQTARNPYGFIGGIDSNCFEEQYIREQIRKIDPKRADEERPFRLAIIQLGTYDGTIYNARQVVDRIGHLCDYILFDSAWVGYEQFIPMMSECSPLLLELNENDPGIIVTQSVHKQQSGFSQTSQIHKKDKHIKGQKRYCNHKRFNNAFMMHASTSPFYPMFAALDVNAKIHDGTAGRKLWRDCVAVGVEGRKLVLRNCSMIKPFVPDYVDGVRWEDHPTEQMIDDLRFFKFEPGAKWHAFPGYVKDQYFVDPCKFMLTTPGINVETGEYESFGIPATILANFLRDNGIIPEKCDLNSILFLLTPSENMAKIQHLVAMITRFEQHIKNDSPMSEVLPGVYGRHESYYKGYTIRRLCQEMHDFYARNNMKELQRQMFRSDSWPKQAMSAYDAQQALIRNQVKLVKLSEIEGQIAAEGALPYPPGVLCTIPGEVWGGAVQKYFLALEEGINSLPGFEPEIQGVYLQAQEDGSRRAFGYVIDKEAD, from the coding sequence ATGAAATATTTGAAAATCGCAGCCTGTCCGTCCGTTCGAGACGGTTTTATTACCGATTATGAGATTGTCGATACCCACCATACGGATTTTACCAATATCGGTGCGGTTGTCGTTTCGGCGGAGCATGCCAAAGAAGTGGTAAGAAAAGTGAAGGAAACCGGTTTCGGTATTCCGATATTCATCGCTTTGCAACTGGATGAAGAAATCCCCGAAGGTATTTTGCCCGCCTTAAACGGTGTATTCCAACTCGGCTTCGGCAACCGTCATTTTTACGGCAAACAGATTACCGCTGCCGCCGAACAATACGAATCCAAACTTGCCCCTCCGTTTTTCAATGCCTTAAAAGGTTATACCGAACGCGGCTATTCGGCTTTCGACTGCCCCGGCCATCAGGGCGGACAATTTTTTTCCAGACACCCTACCGGTCGTGAATTCTTTCATTTCTTTGGCGAAAACCTATTTCGTGCCGACTTATGTAACGCCGATGTCCGATTGGGCGACCTTTTGATTCATGAAGGCCCTGCATGCGAAGCGCAGCAGCATGCCGCCAAAGTTTACAATGCCGATAAAACCTATTTCGTTTTAAACGGCACATCAACTTCCAATAAAGTGGTTACCAGCGCCTTATTGGCGAAAGACGACTTGGTTTTATTCGACCGTAATAACCATAAATCCATCCATCTCGGTGCTTTGATGATTTCAGGTGCTATTCCGGTTTATCTGCAAACCGCCCGTAATCCTTATGGCTTTATCGGCGGGATTGATTCTAATTGCTTTGAAGAACAATATATCCGCGAACAAATCCGCAAGATTGACCCCAAACGTGCCGACGAAGAGCGGCCGTTCCGACTGGCGATTATTCAGTTAGGCACTTACGACGGCACCATCTACAACGCACGTCAGGTTGTCGACCGTATCGGTCATCTTTGCGACTATATTTTGTTTGATTCCGCTTGGGTCGGTTATGAACAATTTATTCCGATGATGAGCGAATGCTCGCCCCTGTTGCTTGAATTGAATGAAAATGATCCGGGCATCATCGTGACCCAATCGGTACACAAACAGCAATCGGGCTTTTCGCAAACTTCCCAAATTCACAAAAAAGACAAACATATCAAAGGGCAAAAACGGTATTGCAACCATAAACGCTTCAATAATGCCTTTATGATGCATGCTTCCACCAGCCCGTTTTATCCGATGTTTGCCGCTTTGGATGTCAATGCCAAAATACATGACGGCACAGCCGGACGGAAATTATGGCGTGATTGCGTTGCCGTCGGTGTGGAAGGCCGTAAATTGGTATTGAGAAACTGCTCGATGATTAAACCCTTCGTGCCCGACTATGTGGACGGCGTGCGTTGGGAAGATCATCCCACCGAGCAGATGATTGACGACCTGCGCTTTTTCAAATTTGAGCCGGGCGCCAAATGGCATGCTTTCCCGGGGTATGTGAAAGACCAATATTTTGTTGATCCGTGCAAATTTATGTTGACCACCCCAGGCATTAATGTGGAAACCGGCGAATATGAATCTTTCGGTATCCCCGCCACCATCTTGGCCAACTTCTTGCGCGATAACGGCATTATTCCTGAAAAATGCGACTTGAATTCGATTCTGTTTTTGCTGACGCCGTCTGAAAACATGGCCAAAATCCAGCATTTGGTCGCCATGATTACCCGCTTCGAGCAGCATATTAAAAACGACAGTCCGATGAGTGAAGTGTTGCCGGGGGTTTACGGTCGCCATGAGTCTTATTACAAAGGCTATACCATCCGCCGCCTGTGTCAGGAAATGCATGATTTCTATGCCCGCAACAATATGAAAGAGCTTCAACGCCAGATGTTCCGCTCGGACAGTTGGCCGAAACAGGCCATGAGTGCTTATGATGCCCAACAGGCCTTAATCCGTAATCAGGTGAAACTGGTTAAGTTGAGCGAAATTGAGGGGCAAATTGCTGCAGAGGGGGCGCTGCCCTATCCGCCCGGTGTGTTGTGTACCATTCCGGGTGAAGTTTGGGGTGGTGCGGTGCAGAAATATTTCCTTGCCTTGGAAGAAGGTATCAACAGCCTGCCCGGTTTCGAACCTGAAATTCAAGGGGTTTATCTGCAAGCTCAGGAAGACGGCAGCCGCCGTGCCTTCGGCTATGTAATCGACAAAGAAGCAGACTGA
- the potE gene encoding putrescine-ornithine antiporter — protein MANSRSKMSVLQLTILTVVNMMGSGIIMLPSKLAQVGTISILSWLVTAVGSMALAYAFAKCGRFSKNTGGMGGYAEYSFGKSGNFMANYTYAVSLLIANVAIAITAVGYLSVFMGWNLSPLQVALMTIAFVWATMAANFGGASITGKISSITVWGVVIPVVGISCIGWFWFSADMYASAWNPHNMPLTQAVPASIAITLWAFLGLESACANSEAVDNPEKNVPIAVLGGTLITAVIYIVSTNVVAGIIPNAQLAASDAPFGLVFATMFNHTVGQIVIALMIMSCTGSLLGWQFTIAQVFKAGADEGYFIRPFGVATKHNVPIVGMLIIASVQTALAMMTISPSLGRQFDILVNLAVVTNVIPYILSMSAIIVLQKSANVPPREMIVTNIIAFIGNLYSFYALYSSGMEAMYWGSLAVFAGWVLYGKVVSKKYDLKESY, from the coding sequence ATGGCAAATTCCAGAAGCAAAATGAGTGTTTTACAGCTCACTATCCTCACCGTGGTCAATATGATGGGTTCCGGCATTATTATGTTGCCGAGCAAATTGGCGCAGGTCGGCACTATTTCGATTTTATCTTGGCTGGTGACTGCCGTCGGTTCTATGGCTTTGGCTTATGCATTTGCCAAATGCGGCCGGTTTAGTAAAAACACCGGCGGTATGGGCGGCTATGCCGAGTATTCGTTCGGTAAATCAGGCAACTTTATGGCCAACTATACTTATGCGGTATCGCTGCTGATTGCTAATGTGGCCATCGCGATTACGGCAGTGGGCTATCTCAGTGTGTTTATGGGTTGGAATCTGTCGCCGTTGCAAGTTGCCCTGATGACGATTGCGTTTGTTTGGGCAACAATGGCGGCAAACTTCGGTGGTGCTTCCATTACCGGTAAAATCAGCAGTATTACCGTTTGGGGCGTGGTGATTCCGGTTGTCGGTATTTCCTGTATCGGCTGGTTTTGGTTTAGCGCCGATATGTATGCCAGTGCATGGAATCCGCATAATATGCCGCTAACTCAAGCTGTGCCGGCTTCTATTGCCATTACTTTATGGGCGTTTCTCGGATTGGAATCGGCTTGTGCCAACTCCGAAGCGGTGGATAATCCTGAAAAAAACGTTCCGATTGCCGTATTAGGCGGTACTTTGATTACGGCTGTTATCTATATTGTTTCCACCAATGTGGTAGCAGGTATTATTCCCAATGCGCAATTGGCCGCCTCAGACGCACCGTTCGGCTTGGTTTTTGCCACTATGTTTAACCATACCGTCGGCCAGATTGTGATTGCATTGATGATTATGTCTTGCACCGGTTCCCTGCTCGGCTGGCAATTTACTATTGCGCAAGTGTTTAAAGCCGGTGCCGACGAAGGTTATTTCATCAGACCTTTCGGCGTTGCGACCAAACACAATGTACCGATTGTCGGAATGCTGATTATTGCGTCAGTCCAAACTGCATTGGCGATGATGACCATCAGCCCTAGTTTAGGCAGACAATTTGATATTTTGGTGAATTTGGCAGTGGTGACCAATGTGATACCTTATATTTTATCGATGTCTGCCATTATCGTTTTGCAAAAATCGGCCAATGTACCACCCAGAGAAATGATAGTGACCAATATTATTGCGTTTATTGGTAATTTATACAGTTTTTATGCACTATACAGCTCAGGTATGGAAGCAATGTATTGGGGCAGCTTGGCCGTGTTTGCCGGTTGGGTACTTTATGGCAAAGTGGTTTCCAAAAAATATGATTTGAAAGAATCTTATTAA
- the ygfZ gene encoding CAF17-like 4Fe-4S cluster assembly/insertion protein YgfZ, giving the protein MQTRLPFFGIVRVTGDDRATFLHGQLSNDINNLPPNQACYATYNTPKGRVIANMLVLNRGEDLLLIMAADLVETVVKRLRMFVLRAKAVFEPLPSYAAAGNLSDDTAPLAAEAPSLAFPATEENGVWQITLPHQGRLNIGAEEDLPAYDKGVENLWNVHEITSGYPWISAATTETCVAQMLNQHTIGGVHFKKGCYPGQEIIARAQYRGQVKRGLAVLSGTALEAAGAAVMHNDEDVGLFINSALTETGSISLVVIKFSAADIDLTDSDGHILKQEQLFFQPEAKASS; this is encoded by the coding sequence ATGCAAACCCGTTTACCTTTTTTCGGTATCGTGCGCGTAACCGGAGACGACCGCGCTACATTTCTACACGGACAGCTTTCCAACGATATTAACAATCTGCCGCCCAACCAAGCCTGCTATGCTACTTATAACACGCCTAAAGGCCGCGTAATCGCCAATATGCTGGTGCTCAACCGTGGCGAAGATTTATTATTGATAATGGCTGCCGATTTGGTAGAAACCGTTGTAAAACGTTTGCGCATGTTTGTATTGCGGGCGAAAGCGGTTTTTGAACCGCTGCCGAGCTATGCCGCGGCAGGCAACTTATCAGACGACACCGCCCCCCTTGCTGCCGAAGCACCTTCACTGGCTTTTCCCGCTACCGAAGAAAATGGTGTTTGGCAGATTACCCTACCCCATCAAGGCCGTCTGAATATTGGTGCTGAAGAAGATCTGCCCGCATACGATAAAGGCGTGGAAAATCTTTGGAATGTACACGAAATCACCAGCGGCTATCCGTGGATTAGCGCGGCGACCACGGAAACTTGCGTCGCCCAAATGCTCAATCAACACACTATCGGCGGCGTACATTTCAAAAAAGGCTGTTATCCCGGCCAAGAAATTATTGCACGGGCGCAATACCGCGGGCAGGTAAAACGTGGTTTGGCGGTATTGTCGGGCACGGCATTGGAAGCGGCCGGCGCAGCTGTGATGCACAATGATGAAGATGTCGGTTTATTTATTAATAGTGCCCTCACCGAAACCGGCAGTATCAGCTTGGTGGTTATCAAGTTCTCAGCTGCCGATATCGATCTCACCGATTCAGACGGCCATATCTTGAAACAAGAACAGCTGTTTTTCCAGCCGGAAGCCAAAGCATCATCATAA
- a CDS encoding DUF4442 domain-containing protein: MFNMRIRTDSAKFTKFLLNIWPPLFFSGIHITELSDDFRHMKVTLKDWASTRNVHGAQFGGSLFALTDASYSAMLNGMIGKRYYVWDKSAHIDFIKPGRGAVFIECHITDEMLHDIYEHTKNGEKYLPEMPVRIFDKQGETVAIAKRTLYIRLKPTFRPNPPTTEKEEANNGEANTSKSHTDNAAV; this comes from the coding sequence ATGTTTAATATGAGAATCCGCACCGATAGTGCTAAATTTACCAAATTTTTATTGAATATCTGGCCGCCGTTATTTTTCAGCGGTATCCATATTACCGAGCTTTCCGATGATTTCCGACACATGAAAGTCACCCTCAAAGACTGGGCCAGCACACGCAATGTACACGGTGCCCAATTCGGTGGCAGCCTGTTTGCACTAACCGATGCCTCTTATTCCGCCATGCTCAACGGCATGATAGGCAAACGTTATTATGTTTGGGATAAATCCGCCCATATCGACTTTATCAAACCCGGCCGCGGTGCAGTGTTTATCGAATGCCATATTACCGACGAAATGTTGCATGATATTTACGAGCACACGAAAAACGGCGAGAAATACCTACCCGAAATGCCTGTCCGCATTTTCGACAAACAAGGTGAAACCGTTGCCATTGCCAAACGGACGCTTTATATCCGCCTCAAACCGACTTTCAGACCCAATCCGCCAACCACCGAAAAAGAAGAAGCAAACAACGGTGAAGCAAATACATCAAAAAGTCATACCGATAACGCAGCGGTTTAA
- a CDS encoding FeoA family protein has translation MSAIPLSNLQKGTSAYIEFIQENPEFGELDFLVTRRLTDLGFSNGMSLKVMAIGGLGKGPFAVRLGNQSQFALREPEASKIMCRIAKETQQQ, from the coding sequence ATGTCTGCCATTCCTCTATCAAATCTTCAAAAAGGCACTTCTGCCTATATTGAATTCATTCAGGAAAATCCTGAGTTTGGTGAGCTTGACTTCTTGGTTACCCGCCGCCTGACTGATTTGGGCTTCTCTAACGGGATGTCTTTAAAAGTAATGGCTATCGGCGGCTTGGGTAAAGGGCCGTTTGCCGTACGCTTGGGTAATCAATCCCAATTTGCCCTACGCGAGCCGGAAGCTTCCAAAATTATGTGTCGGATCGCAAAAGAAACCCAACAACAATAA
- the feoB gene encoding ferrous iron transporter B has protein sequence MSLSYFALIGAPNCGKTVLFNGLTGAHAKVANYPGVTVDRREGVFVDDKSIHIIDLPGTYSLRTTSPDEAVVRNVVLGRLGQQPDAIIAVADATNLRMTLRMMLELKTLGLPMAISLNMSDVARARGLKIDAQKLSELLGVPVLETVAVSKDGIHAVREAVAKLPRRLEKPIDPEEVERVLNGLDSNQLYQQVEDILHQVVRTEMHMPNWHRRLDAVVLHPVWGFAILFVILLLVFQAVYSWSAPLMDMIEGGFGSLGEWVTTVMPEGILQDMIVEGVIAGLGSVLVFLPQIAILFAFILLLEDSGYLPRAAFLLDNMMSKSGLSGRSFIPLLSSFACAVPAVMSARTIQDPRERLVTIMIAPMLTCSARLPIYALIIAAVIPERTVWGVFNLQGLTLFGLYVAGIASAALTAYAMKLIARGKGRIQQFPLLMELPTYRMPNFKHIMISLWDRVKAFLKRAGTIIFALTVVLWALVSFPAAPEGATGAAIDYSFAGIIGHYLEPIFAPIGFTWQMCIAMIPGIAAREVVVAALGTVYAVGASSEDAVQNALIPIVHSNWGLPTAFAFLAWYIYAPMCMATLAVIKRETKSTAQTVMITMYLFALAYLFAFIVYQVTSRIF, from the coding sequence GTGTCTTTAAGTTATTTTGCCCTGATTGGCGCGCCGAACTGCGGTAAAACCGTATTGTTTAACGGCTTAACCGGCGCACACGCCAAAGTCGCCAACTATCCCGGTGTAACCGTAGACCGCCGTGAGGGGGTGTTTGTCGACGATAAATCTATCCATATTATTGATTTACCCGGCACATACAGCCTGCGTACCACCAGCCCTGATGAAGCCGTGGTGCGCAATGTGGTTTTAGGCAGGCTCGGTCAACAGCCCGACGCCATTATTGCCGTAGCCGATGCGACTAACCTGCGGATGACCCTGCGGATGATGTTGGAATTGAAAACGCTCGGTTTGCCGATGGCGATTTCATTGAATATGAGTGATGTGGCGCGCGCCCGCGGTTTGAAAATTGATGCCCAAAAATTAAGCGAGCTTTTAGGTGTGCCTGTTTTGGAAACTGTTGCCGTTAGTAAAGACGGTATTCATGCCGTCCGTGAAGCAGTTGCCAAATTACCGCGCCGCTTGGAAAAACCGATTGATCCCGAAGAAGTTGAGCGCGTATTAAACGGTTTGGACAGTAACCAACTATATCAGCAAGTGGAAGATATTCTGCATCAGGTGGTGCGCACAGAAATGCATATGCCCAACTGGCACCGTCGCTTAGATGCAGTGGTGTTGCATCCGGTATGGGGGTTTGCCATTTTATTTGTGATTTTATTGCTCGTTTTCCAAGCAGTTTATTCTTGGTCGGCACCGCTGATGGATATGATTGAAGGCGGGTTCGGCTCGTTGGGTGAATGGGTCACAACAGTCATGCCTGAGGGTATTTTGCAAGATATGATTGTTGAGGGTGTGATTGCCGGTTTGGGTAGTGTGTTGGTGTTTCTGCCTCAAATTGCGATTCTGTTTGCATTTATTCTATTATTGGAGGATTCCGGCTATCTGCCCCGTGCAGCGTTTCTTCTGGATAATATGATGTCAAAAAGCGGCTTATCCGGTAGATCATTTATTCCACTGCTTTCCAGCTTTGCCTGTGCCGTTCCGGCTGTAATGTCGGCACGAACCATTCAAGACCCGCGCGAACGTTTGGTCACCATTATGATTGCGCCAATGTTGACCTGTTCTGCCCGTCTGCCGATTTATGCTTTGATTATTGCGGCGGTGATTCCGGAAAGAACAGTATGGGGTGTATTCAACCTGCAAGGTTTAACCTTATTTGGTTTATATGTGGCTGGTATTGCATCTGCTGCACTGACCGCTTATGCGATGAAGCTGATTGCCCGTGGCAAAGGCAGAATACAACAGTTCCCATTGCTAATGGAATTACCGACTTACCGTATGCCTAACTTCAAACACATTATGATCAGTTTGTGGGATCGAGTGAAAGCATTCTTAAAACGCGCCGGTACTATTATTTTCGCGTTAACCGTCGTATTGTGGGCATTAGTCAGCTTCCCTGCCGCCCCTGAGGGTGCTACCGGAGCCGCTATTGATTACAGTTTTGCCGGTATTATCGGTCATTATCTCGAACCCATCTTCGCACCTATCGGCTTTACTTGGCAGATGTGTATCGCCATGATTCCGGGTATTGCTGCCCGTGAGGTGGTGGTGGCCGCATTGGGTACGGTTTATGCCGTAGGTGCCAGCTCTGAAGATGCCGTACAAAATGCGTTAATTCCGATTGTTCATAGTAACTGGGGGTTGCCGACAGCATTCGCCTTCCTAGCTTGGTATATCTATGCACCGATGTGTATGGCCACGTTAGCCGTGATTAAACGTGAAACCAAGTCTACTGCACAAACGGTGATGATTACCATGTATCTGTTTGCGTTGGCTTATCTGTTTGCATTTATCGTGTATCAAGTAACATCGAGGATATTCTAA
- a CDS encoding FeoB-associated Cys-rich membrane protein: MGQYIIVGIIVAACAWYILRRYVFKPKNAGSSACGGCDRCGGKSGSCH, from the coding sequence ATGGGACAATATATTATCGTCGGCATTATTGTTGCCGCATGCGCATGGTACATATTGCGTAGATACGTATTCAAACCGAAAAATGCAGGTTCCTCAGCTTGCGGTGGTTGTGATCGCTGCGGTGGTAAAAGTGGCTCTTGCCATTAA